The Virgibacillus sp. MSP4-1 genome has a segment encoding these proteins:
- the qcrB gene encoding menaquinol-cytochrome c reductase cytochrome b subunit codes for MLQKIYDWIDERVDITPIWRDIADHEVPEHVNPAHHFSAFVYCFGGLTFFVTVIQILSGMFLTMYYVPDIENAWNSVFYLQQEVAHGQIVRGMHHWGASVVIVMLFLHTLRVFFQGAYKKPRELNWIVGVLLFFVMLALGLTGYLLPWDNKALFATEVTLQIAESVPFIGEDLKILLAGDPEIVGAQTLTRFFAIHVFFLPAALFVLMAIHFIMIRRQGISGPL; via the coding sequence TTATGACTGGATCGACGAGCGTGTTGACATAACACCTATTTGGCGTGATATTGCGGACCATGAAGTTCCAGAGCATGTAAACCCTGCTCATCATTTCTCTGCATTTGTGTATTGTTTTGGTGGTTTAACATTCTTCGTTACAGTGATACAGATATTATCCGGAATGTTTTTAACCATGTATTACGTACCTGATATAGAGAATGCCTGGAATTCAGTTTTTTATTTACAACAGGAAGTTGCACATGGACAAATTGTTCGCGGAATGCATCACTGGGGCGCCAGCGTTGTCATCGTTATGCTCTTTCTACATACTTTACGCGTATTCTTCCAGGGTGCATATAAAAAACCACGTGAATTGAACTGGATAGTAGGAGTTCTATTATTCTTTGTTATGTTAGCACTTGGATTAACTGGATATTTATTGCCTTGGGATAACAAAGCGTTATTCGCAACGGAGGTTACTTTGCAAATAGCAGAAAGTGTACCATTTATTGGAGAGGACTTAAAGATATTACTGGCAGGTGACCCTGAAATTGTGGGGGCACAGACGCTTACAAGGTTCTTTGCTATTCACGTCTTCTTCCTTCCTGCTGCATTATTTGTACTAATGGCGATCCACTTTATTATGATTCGTCGTCAAGGGATTTCCGGACCATTGTAA